The following are encoded in a window of Bacteroidales bacterium genomic DNA:
- a CDS encoding toll/interleukin-1 receptor domain-containing protein gives MTDIGEIDKVITVFISYSWDNEEHKVWVLHLADMLTDNRIHVFLDRYDLKAGKSMTHFMEKSVNQADKVLLIMTPNYKDKADNRLGGVGYEYSMITQEFYEKQENDKFIPIRRNGKFDECAPKFLKSFISHDMTKDLTFDNDFEALLRIIYDEPEIKRPPLGKKPSFISKSSIKTSISLIDDSANLVKCNMKTFAKWTIDFQLTSLIDQNKSSLFRQISSNIIINKEKGTLPYILHNNNKVSHQPHIIYEIPLHNYDAYNHLMHEKLSIEDGLVHYEFSEYGDQDIWLLFILQPFSTIFYLILILNLVHKQLSRAIDFSIDISFISDRESLLYKNYSPFEYSSIYSLQSMSIPDNKAKISLEFSEITKDSVFKAMEKLHSIFCAKNQKSQHPYISLDRQHFDKMTDEFFK, from the coding sequence ATGACAGATATTGGTGAAATTGATAAAGTAATTACAGTGTTCATATCCTACTCTTGGGATAATGAAGAACACAAAGTTTGGGTTCTTCATTTAGCCGATATGCTTACTGACAACAGAATTCATGTATTTCTTGATCGTTATGATTTGAAAGCTGGTAAATCGATGACTCACTTTATGGAAAAGTCAGTAAACCAAGCGGACAAAGTTTTGCTAATTATGACTCCCAACTATAAAGATAAAGCAGATAATAGACTTGGAGGTGTCGGTTATGAGTATTCAATGATTACTCAGGAGTTCTATGAAAAGCAGGAAAATGACAAGTTTATTCCAATTCGCCGAAATGGAAAATTTGATGAATGTGCACCTAAATTTTTAAAGTCATTTATTTCACACGATATGACAAAAGATTTAACATTTGACAATGACTTTGAAGCACTTTTAAGAATTATTTATGACGAGCCAGAAATAAAGAGACCACCTTTGGGTAAGAAACCTTCTTTTATCTCAAAATCTTCGATCAAAACTTCAATATCTCTTATTGATGATAGTGCTAATTTGGTGAAGTGCAATATGAAAACTTTTGCAAAATGGACAATTGATTTTCAGTTAACATCATTAATTGATCAAAATAAATCTAGTCTTTTTAGGCAAATCAGTTCTAATATCATAATTAATAAAGAGAAAGGTACTTTACCCTACATTTTACATAATAATAACAAAGTAAGTCACCAACCTCATATTATTTATGAGATACCTCTTCATAACTATGATGCTTATAATCACTTAATGCATGAAAAATTGAGTATTGAAGATGGATTAGTTCATTATGAGTTTTCAGAATACGGAGACCAAGACATTTGGCTTTTATTTATTTTACAACCATTCTCTACAATTTTTTATTTAATATTGATTTTAAATTTAGTTCACAAGCAATTAAGTCGAGCTATTGATTTCTCAATCGATATTAGTTTTATTTCTGACAGGGAATCACTTTTATATAAAAACTATTCACCATTCGAATATTCTAGTATTTATTCATTACAGTCGATGAGTATTCCTGATAATAAGGCAAAAATATCGTTAGAATTTTCTGAGATTACAAAAGATTCAGTTTTCAAAGCGATGGAAAAGCTACATTCGATATTTTGCGCGAAAAATCAAAAATCCCAACACCCTTATATATCCTTGGATAGACAACATTTTGATAAGATGACAGATGAATTTTTTAAATAA
- a CDS encoding radical SAM protein: MNSLLTNNKNEFREYPEIKWLNPYLVDDYNDQRTRHLEKLIAPSLFKGTKPYLNHISKGCQICGSGKWSCLFITNKCNANCFYCPAPQKYDELPSTQGLDFNNPYDYAQYINYFGFKGVSFSGGEPLLYFDRTLEYLKVLRQKCNSNLYIWMYTNGILADKSKLLALANENLNEIRFDIGATGFNLDKVKMAKGIIPVITIEIPSIPEEKEKIIAMLPQMIEVGVTNLNLHHLRLTQHNVSKLIIRNYIIISAERPLVLESEMAALEIINEAQKLDLEIGINYCSFHYKNRFQKVGYRRMLIKKILPDADITENGYIREYKGDSIAYKSIKLYSKISDTPINMTIDINGTSYAYKVLTSFTENNLAVACQKQTDELIVNEPESPPIDLLLFKIWQFEYIESDLREY, translated from the coding sequence ATGAATTCATTACTGACGAATAATAAAAATGAATTCCGTGAATATCCCGAAATAAAATGGTTAAACCCATATCTGGTAGACGATTACAATGACCAAAGAACGCGTCATTTAGAAAAACTGATAGCCCCTTCTCTATTTAAGGGGACTAAACCGTACCTTAATCACATTTCCAAAGGTTGTCAAATATGTGGTTCAGGTAAATGGAGTTGCTTATTTATTACAAACAAATGTAATGCAAACTGTTTTTATTGTCCTGCCCCTCAAAAATATGATGAGCTGCCATCAACTCAAGGCTTAGATTTTAATAACCCGTACGATTATGCGCAATACATCAATTATTTCGGGTTTAAAGGAGTGAGCTTTAGTGGTGGAGAACCGCTTTTATATTTTGACCGAACACTTGAATATCTAAAAGTATTACGGCAAAAATGTAATTCAAACTTATATATATGGATGTATACCAATGGAATACTGGCAGATAAATCAAAACTATTAGCCCTTGCTAATGAAAACCTGAACGAAATTCGCTTTGATATTGGCGCCACAGGTTTCAACCTCGATAAAGTAAAAATGGCCAAGGGCATTATCCCGGTTATTACTATCGAAATACCTTCAATACCAGAAGAAAAGGAAAAGATAATTGCTATGTTGCCTCAGATGATTGAAGTTGGTGTAACGAACCTTAACTTACATCATTTAAGGTTAACCCAACACAATGTGAGCAAACTGATTATAAGAAATTATATCATTATAAGTGCCGAGCGTCCTCTTGTTTTAGAATCGGAAATGGCTGCACTGGAAATTATAAATGAGGCTCAAAAATTAGACCTTGAGATTGGTATCAACTATTGTTCTTTTCATTACAAAAACCGCTTTCAAAAGGTCGGGTATCGACGTATGCTTATTAAAAAGATATTACCTGATGCTGATATCACTGAAAATGGATATATACGTGAATATAAGGGAGATTCAATAGCGTATAAGAGCATAAAACTTTATAGTAAGATATCCGATACACCAATTAATATGACCATTGACATAAATGGGACAAGTTATGCTTATAAGGTATTAACCTCGTTTACTGAAAATAATCTTGCAGTTGCTTGTCAAAAGCAAACTGATGAACTAATAGTAAATGAACCTGAAAGCCCACCAATAGATTTACTTTTATTCAAAATTTGGCAATTTGAATATATTGAAAGTGACTTACGAGAGTATTAA